TCCTTTCATGATGGGAAATTCCAGCAGTTTTGTTACGATAGATAACTAATtgtgactttttttttctcttcatttAACTTACAGCCAGCTCGCCATTCAAAATTAGAAAAGGCGGACATCCTAGAAATGACAGTGAAGCACTTGGAAAATTTGCAGCGACAGCAAAACGCTATGTCTCAGGCGACTGATCCGAATGTTATGAATAAGTTCAAAGCTGGCTTCAATGAGTGTGCTCAGGAGGTCAGTAGGTTCCCGGATATTGATCCGATGACTCGCCGGCGCTTGCTTGCTCATCTGAGCAATTGTATTAACGGAGTCAAATCTGACCTCACTAAGTCACGCCAATCGGCAGTCCAAGTGCACATTCTGCCGTCGCCTCCAAGTTCACCTGAGCAGGATCATCACCCGCAACCTCATCCAGCCCAGATCAACGCAGTTCAGACCGGTAATGGAGTGTATTTCACAAACAGCATCGGCTCCAGCGTTCAGTTGATCCCGACTAAACTTCCAAACGGAAGCCTGGCTTTCGTTCTGCCACAAGCCATCCCTGCAGCGACCGCTCCTGTCCCAATGCTAGTTCCGATTCCCAGTAGAACTGCATCAACTGGTTCAGCTGCATCCAGTCATTCGTCATCGTCCGCGTACGATCGCGTTCCCCGGGAACATGCTACCTCGCCATACCATGCTCCACCAAGTCCAGCCAGTTCCAGCTATGAACCCATGGACTGCAAACCCTCAGTCTTCCAAGAGCAACAGCAATACCTCCACTCGCAGCAGATGCGGTACCAGCAACAGCAACCTCAGTCGCAATCGAGAGCCTACAGCCCGGACAGTCCGTTATCCTTGGTCATGAAGAAACCCTACCATGACCAAAACCAAGACGATGACAAACCGTGGCGACCGTGGTAATCTCATCGTTCGCGAAATCCGCACATCGAGTCATAAAACAATTAGTACCTTAGCACCCCACCAGAGCTGTGCGGCAGCATCCGGAAGTATACACAAATCGCCACGGCTCGTGTACACGAGCCGCACTGTACCGACTTAATGCCGCCGTCGACTTCGTCATCACCGTCGTCAAGCTCATACAAAGTAGTGCCCGCCCTTCCGATTTACGTTCAGCCATAGCTACCGCCGACGATTCACGTAAATCATCGAGTGCGCTGAAATAGTTGAAATAGCATCGCTCTCACAGCTCAGCACCATCGCGACTAGCCGACAACAATGTAGAACCGAAAGAAGAGCGAGAGAGGGGGTGTGAGCAGCAGAGTCGCAGTGCGAGAGAACGTGGGGAAGACGAAACGCGCCAAAGGGTCACGGGTGTCGCACTTGCTTGTCGCTTTCCCACACTCATTATACGGCCCTGGCTCTAGCGCTCAGGCCCGACCAGAGTGTGTCTACGTGCTGTTGTGTGTGAATGACTGTTCGGTGAAGATCGTGCCAATAGAACCTAGTGAGTGATCGTGGAGGCGGGGAATGACAAGCAACGAGTAGCAGAGCACTACAAAACTGTGAGCTTGCTACAAAGTGTTAGATTGAAACCGCGCAAAGTGACTGAAACTGCGAGCAAGGCGAAGAAGGCGCGCACAACTGTCGACAGCAAGAAGACAAACCAAAAGAAGAAGATCGCGGCACGAGGCAAAATTTATTTTTACTTTCGGGAGAATAAATTTTTATCACTCTCAGCGTTCGGTGTGCGGTGGTCGGTACAGAGGCGGTGCGG
This genomic stretch from Aedes albopictus strain Foshan unplaced genomic scaffold, AalbF5 HiC_scaffold_369, whole genome shotgun sequence harbors:
- the LOC109411065 gene encoding protein hairy, coding for MVTGLGTAAQQVGAMPTTSQIPSAEQPVVKRASDNRRSNKPIMEKRRRARINNCLNELKTLILDAMKKDPARHSKLEKADILEMTVKHLENLQRQQNAMSQATDPNVMNKFKAGFNECAQEVSRFPDIDPMTRRRLLAHLSNCINGVKSDLTKSRQSAVQVHILPSPPSSPEQDHHPQPHPAQINAVQTGNGVYFTNSIGSSVQLIPTKLPNGSLAFVLPQAIPAATAPVPMLVPIPSRTASTGSAASSHSSSSAYDRVPREHATSPYHAPPSPASSSYEPMDCKPSVFQEQQQYLHSQQMRYQQQQPQSQSRAYSPDSPLSLVMKKPYHDQNQDDDKPWRPW